Proteins encoded within one genomic window of Spiroplasma sabaudiense Ar-1343:
- a CDS encoding SDR family oxidoreductase, whose product MKNNKPLIAITGASSGIGLECAKLFSQKGFPVLLMARRLEILQSLNLPNSICSKVDVRNFDELSKAIKDAEIDFGPVELLINNAGIMPIDWYLKQDRQEKMDMIDINLKGIINGMDAVLPKMVENHLGTIINVGSVAGRWTSDWRAVYNASKFGVHAVSEAVRREVSGSGVRISIIAPAIVDSNLLDTSKNPELVLQYKNIKKEINNGLTSAEIADQIYYMYQLPQHVCIKELVISHVNQKI is encoded by the coding sequence ATGAAAAACAATAAACCTTTAATTGCCATTACTGGGGCTAGTAGTGGTATTGGATTAGAATGTGCTAAACTTTTTTCGCAAAAAGGTTTCCCTGTTCTTTTAATGGCAAGGCGATTGGAAATATTGCAAAGTTTGAATTTACCAAATTCTATTTGCTCAAAAGTTGATGTTAGAAATTTTGATGAACTTAGCAAGGCGATAAAAGATGCGGAAATTGATTTTGGGCCAGTGGAACTTTTAATTAACAATGCAGGAATAATGCCAATCGATTGATACTTGAAACAAGATCGACAAGAAAAAATGGATATGATCGATATTAATTTAAAGGGTATTATAAACGGAATGGACGCTGTCTTGCCAAAAATGGTAGAAAATCATTTAGGAACAATAATAAACGTTGGCTCGGTAGCTGGGCGTTGAACTAGTGATTGACGAGCGGTGTATAATGCTTCAAAATTTGGGGTGCACGCTGTTAGCGAGGCTGTTAGAAGAGAAGTTTCTGGAAGTGGAGTTAGAATTTCAATTATTGCCCCAGCAATTGTTGATTCTAATTTACTAGATACTAGCAAAAACCCTGAATTAGTTTTGCAATATAAAAATATCAAAAAAGAAATAAATAATGGTTTGACTAGTGCTGAAATTGCCGATCAAATTTATTACATGTATCAATTACCACAACATGTCTGCATTAAAGAG